One genomic segment of Paenibacillus xylanexedens includes these proteins:
- a CDS encoding restriction endonuclease, translating to MIYILFVFIVVVIIALSLWILSLTRKHKRSGGFTKENYDLKAITIADIDKMEDGSGFEMYLYRLLIELGYSGVYKTLGSRDFGADVVFTDREGVRNVIQAKRYSIEYPVGISAVQEVFSCMRYYKAKKAIVITSSHFTESCETLAGINFVKLIDRTDLIHVIEAFRDGDMIEARDFIEAEPRMILESWSEANSNTLHEVRKDYKAEKYVKKVMSK from the coding sequence ATGATTTATATTTTATTTGTATTCATCGTAGTAGTGATTATTGCACTTAGCCTTTGGATTCTGAGTTTAACACGTAAACACAAGAGATCAGGGGGATTCACTAAGGAAAATTACGACTTAAAAGCTATTACTATCGCTGATATAGACAAGATGGAGGATGGCTCTGGTTTCGAGATGTACTTGTACAGATTGTTAATTGAGTTGGGCTATTCAGGGGTTTATAAAACTTTAGGAAGTCGCGATTTTGGTGCTGACGTAGTTTTCACTGATCGGGAAGGTGTTAGAAATGTCATCCAAGCAAAGCGATACTCAATAGAGTATCCAGTCGGCATCAGCGCTGTACAAGAGGTGTTTTCTTGCATGAGATATTACAAGGCTAAGAAAGCAATCGTAATTACTTCATCCCACTTCACAGAGTCGTGTGAGACATTAGCTGGTATTAACTTTGTAAAGTTGATTGATCGAACTGACTTAATTCATGTGATTGAGGCTTTTAGAGACGGTGATATGATTGAGGCGCGTGACTTCATTGAAGCGGAACCGAGGATGATACTTGAATCCTGGTCGGAAGCGAATAGCAATACGCTACATGAGGTTCGAAAAGATTACAAGGCAGAAAAGTATGTAAAAAAAGTGATGAGTAAGTGA
- a CDS encoding IS3 family transposase, with translation MEDHRSEFSLEKMCRTFQVSRSGYYKWRMDRTSMRQNRKDEVMKRIRYHFYDHQMRCGSPKITYLLHLEGLRISSRTVSIYMRQMNLRSVVMPKYRVQTTDSKHDHPLAPNTLNQQFKTSKPNTVWVTDITYIPCRGGRLYLASVLDLCTREIVGWRLYNHMETSLVMGALEEAYNAKRPAPGLLHHSDRGSQYTSKEYVEQLKSYGMESSMSRRGNCYDNACIESWHSILKKELIYCNPRFKTPEEAYTAIYQYIEFYYNRKRMHGALGYLSPARFAMKFTDKSAA, from the coding sequence GTGGAAGATCATCGCTCCGAGTTTTCTTTGGAGAAGATGTGCAGAACCTTTCAAGTATCACGGAGCGGATATTACAAATGGCGAATGGACCGAACCAGCATGCGGCAGAACCGTAAAGACGAGGTCATGAAGCGTATTCGGTATCATTTTTACGACCACCAGATGCGGTGTGGAAGCCCTAAAATTACGTATCTGCTCCATTTAGAAGGGTTGCGAATCTCTTCCCGTACCGTCAGTATATACATGCGTCAAATGAATCTACGTTCTGTGGTCATGCCCAAATATCGCGTTCAGACTACGGATTCCAAACACGACCATCCCCTTGCGCCAAATACGCTGAATCAGCAATTTAAAACGTCCAAACCGAATACGGTATGGGTTACCGACATCACCTACATTCCTTGCCGAGGAGGTCGTCTATATCTCGCCAGCGTTCTGGATCTGTGCACACGTGAAATTGTAGGCTGGCGTCTATATAATCATATGGAAACCAGTTTGGTGATGGGTGCACTGGAGGAAGCTTACAATGCCAAACGCCCCGCTCCGGGATTACTCCATCACTCGGATCGCGGCTCTCAATACACGTCAAAAGAATACGTGGAGCAACTAAAATCATACGGAATGGAATCAAGCATGAGCCGCCGAGGAAACTGTTATGATAACGCCTGTATTGAGTCATGGCACAGTATTTTAAAGAAGGAACTCATTTACTGCAACCCTCGTTTTAAGACACCGGAAGAGGCTTATACTGCCATCTACCAGTACATTGAGTTCTATTACAACCGCAAGCGAATGCATGGCGCGCTAGGGTATCTTTCCCCTGCTCGTTTTGCAATGAAATTTACGGACAAATCGGCAGCGTAG
- a CDS encoding transposase, whose amino-acid sequence MGEQRQRYNEEFKKQTVKFIQEQTKTLGDLAEELNIPKSTLHQWMSKYRELKHEPVASVDRVKELEAELQEMRRLLQEKDHTLADTQEELAIVKKAVHIFSKPKS is encoded by the coding sequence ATGGGAGAACAGCGGCAACGATATAACGAAGAATTCAAAAAACAAACGGTCAAATTCATTCAAGAGCAGACGAAGACACTTGGAGATTTGGCAGAAGAACTCAACATTCCAAAAAGTACGTTGCACCAATGGATGAGTAAGTACCGCGAACTAAAACATGAGCCTGTTGCCAGCGTAGATCGAGTGAAGGAACTGGAAGCAGAGCTTCAAGAGATGCGCCGGTTGCTTCAAGAGAAAGATCACACGCTTGCGGATACACAAGAAGAACTGGCGATTGTAAAAAAAGCAGTGCACATCTTCAGCAAACCAAAGAGCTAA
- a CDS encoding DUF5412 family protein encodes MNNKWLVSPPNYVILILSILVLAIAILGFKDTSIKSTKVRSWISTVLSLVLIFILLGALSFTSIFSGYKQLLTTTHSPDKHYTISFYKTNAGAMGSFGVIGELKGPLWFKRVFYYEGKTDQVDLEWVDNHTISINDQKVNLLNGETVRRSS; translated from the coding sequence ATGAATAATAAATGGCTAGTTAGTCCTCCCAACTATGTAATTCTAATTCTTTCTATTTTAGTATTAGCTATAGCCATACTTGGTTTTAAAGATACATCGATCAAGTCTACGAAGGTAAGAAGTTGGATCTCAACGGTTCTATCCTTAGTATTGATCTTCATCCTTTTGGGTGCTCTGTCATTTACATCGATATTTTCTGGATACAAACAATTACTTACGACTACGCATTCACCAGATAAGCACTATACAATTAGTTTCTATAAAACTAACGCTGGAGCCATGGGATCGTTTGGCGTTATAGGGGAATTAAAAGGCCCACTTTGGTTTAAAAGAGTATTTTATTATGAGGGAAAGACGGATCAGGTAGACTTGGAATGGGTCGATAACCACACGATTTCAATTAATGATCAAAAAGTTAATTTATTAAATGGTGAAACTGTACGCCGTAGCTCGTAA
- a CDS encoding Gfo/Idh/MocA family protein, giving the protein MGIRIGKISLWHVHAWDYIKQAQEHEDTVIAAVWDEDAKRGQEAAERLNVPFYASLEDMLAKDDIDAVIVDAPTRIHEEVITAAAKAGKHIFTEKVIASTQAESNRILNEVKANNVKMTVSLPRLNAGYTLTIQDVLNQGLLGKVTYVRARLSHDGAISNWLPEHFYDLKDCQGGALIDLGCHPMYLAKLFLGQEVTAVNANFGYITGKEVEDNAVATLFTDSGAVGVVEAGFVNSHSPFTIEVHGTEGTLLYGTPEEKLLIRTKAAQGQYQEWTELPLADQRESAFNQWVAHIQNDTDATENVQIAMELTRLMEAANLSAKEGRRITLKELKG; this is encoded by the coding sequence GTGGGCATTCGAATTGGAAAAATTAGCTTGTGGCATGTTCATGCATGGGATTACATCAAGCAGGCACAGGAACATGAGGATACAGTCATTGCAGCCGTTTGGGATGAAGATGCCAAGCGCGGACAGGAAGCGGCTGAACGTTTAAACGTACCATTCTATGCTTCACTCGAAGATATGCTGGCCAAGGATGACATCGATGCCGTTATTGTAGATGCGCCAACCCGCATTCATGAAGAGGTGATCACCGCTGCTGCAAAAGCAGGTAAACACATCTTCACAGAGAAGGTTATTGCATCGACACAGGCGGAATCCAATAGAATCCTTAATGAGGTAAAGGCAAACAACGTCAAGATGACAGTCTCCTTACCTCGACTGAATGCAGGGTATACGTTAACGATTCAGGATGTCCTTAACCAGGGATTACTTGGTAAAGTGACTTATGTTAGAGCGCGTTTATCGCATGATGGAGCAATTTCCAACTGGTTGCCTGAACACTTCTATGATCTGAAGGATTGTCAGGGTGGTGCGCTGATTGATCTGGGCTGCCATCCAATGTATCTCGCCAAACTGTTTCTGGGTCAGGAAGTAACAGCGGTTAATGCGAACTTTGGATATATTACAGGCAAAGAAGTGGAAGATAATGCAGTTGCAACCTTGTTTACGGATTCCGGAGCAGTTGGCGTTGTTGAAGCTGGTTTTGTGAACAGCCATTCTCCATTTACGATTGAGGTTCATGGTACGGAAGGTACGCTTCTGTACGGAACACCCGAAGAAAAGCTATTGATTCGCACGAAAGCAGCACAGGGACAGTATCAAGAGTGGACTGAACTTCCTTTGGCAGATCAAAGAGAAAGCGCATTCAATCAATGGGTTGCACATATACAGAATGATACGGATGCAACTGAAAACGTGCAGATCGCTATGGAGCTGACCCGTTTGATGGAAGCAGCGAATCTTTCAGCTAAGGAAGGGCGCAGAATTACTCTGAAAGAGTTGAAGGGTTAG
- a CDS encoding helix-turn-helix domain-containing protein, with the protein MSLYPYEKMLERQDLLERLDISMVWGHYEIRVMRFHLTSFPAGRVVDFHNHAEFEFHFIPRGKGKVILDDQTHALSEGMLYLTGPGVVHYQEADAKEDMDELCLHVDIVHKPREHVDPWEAAESEETMEKLRTLPLTPVNDYHRAMHCFLEAYEACDQKLLGYYTSIKQLVISILLKTVRAYDTGGNRPEAPVRDMSVYRYEYAVQYMEANHPSVVTLEHVAEKLHISSRQLQRIFYQVQPEMPFSRVLEDIRLRAVCRNLEESNVSIEQIALASGFNNANYLHAVFRKRLGMTPSAFRKMKQPILK; encoded by the coding sequence TTGAGCCTGTATCCTTATGAGAAAATGCTTGAACGGCAGGATCTCCTGGAGAGACTGGATATTTCAATGGTTTGGGGACATTATGAGATTCGCGTGATGCGATTTCATCTGACTTCTTTTCCAGCGGGCCGAGTTGTGGATTTCCATAATCATGCGGAGTTTGAATTTCATTTTATCCCGAGAGGTAAAGGTAAAGTTATTCTGGATGATCAGACACATGCACTCTCGGAAGGTATGCTGTATTTGACTGGACCGGGTGTCGTTCATTATCAGGAGGCTGATGCCAAAGAGGACATGGATGAATTATGTCTTCATGTGGATATCGTTCACAAGCCAAGGGAACATGTCGATCCCTGGGAAGCAGCAGAATCCGAGGAAACGATGGAAAAGCTGAGAACGCTTCCGCTTACTCCGGTAAATGATTATCATCGGGCAATGCATTGTTTTTTGGAAGCCTATGAAGCATGTGATCAGAAATTGTTAGGTTATTATACATCGATCAAGCAACTGGTCATCAGCATATTACTTAAAACCGTGCGAGCATACGACACCGGGGGGAATCGACCGGAAGCCCCTGTGCGGGATATGTCGGTGTATCGCTATGAGTATGCAGTGCAGTATATGGAGGCGAATCACCCTTCAGTGGTCACACTGGAGCATGTAGCTGAGAAACTTCATATTAGCAGCAGACAATTGCAGCGAATCTTCTACCAAGTACAGCCGGAGATGCCGTTCAGCCGTGTACTGGAGGATATTCGTTTGCGCGCCGTGTGCCGCAATCTGGAGGAAAGTAACGTATCCATTGAACAGATCGCACTTGCTTCAGGATTCAATAATGCCAACTATTTGCATGCTGTATTTCGCAAACGTCTGGGGATGACCCCGTCGGCTTTTCGCAAAATGAAACAACCAATACTTAAGTGA
- a CDS encoding Gfo/Idh/MocA family protein: protein MSKVYRIGIIGCGGIANGKHLPSLSKLDNVELVAFCDIVQERADEAKQKYGNTEAEVYTDYQELLKDESLDIVHVLTPNISHAEISIAALEAGKHVMCEKPMAKTSAEAQLMLEAAERTGKKLTIGYNNRFREDSQYLKKVCEAGDLGNIYFAKAHAIRRRAVPTWGVFLDEEKQGGGPLIDIGTHALDLTLWMMDNYQPKVVLGTTYHELSQRENAANAWGPWDPKQFSVEDSAFGMIVMENGATIMLESSWALNSLDVDEAKCSLSGSEAGADMKNGLRINGEKFSRLYTNEIELSAGGVAFYDGKSESAPDVEMRKWIEAIENDQEPVVTPKQALVVSQILEALYESARTGKAVYLNNGSEA, encoded by the coding sequence ATGAGTAAAGTATATCGTATCGGAATTATTGGCTGTGGTGGAATCGCGAATGGCAAACATCTGCCGAGTCTGAGTAAATTGGATAATGTTGAACTGGTGGCTTTCTGTGATATCGTTCAGGAACGTGCGGATGAAGCCAAACAGAAATATGGCAATACTGAAGCCGAAGTCTACACGGATTATCAGGAATTGCTCAAGGATGAGTCTTTGGACATTGTGCATGTGCTTACACCGAATATTTCTCATGCTGAGATTTCCATTGCTGCCCTGGAGGCAGGCAAACATGTCATGTGTGAGAAGCCAATGGCGAAGACATCTGCTGAAGCACAGCTCATGCTGGAAGCGGCAGAACGTACCGGCAAGAAACTGACCATCGGATACAACAACCGTTTCAGAGAAGACAGTCAGTATTTGAAGAAGGTGTGCGAAGCTGGTGACCTGGGGAATATTTATTTTGCCAAAGCACATGCAATTAGACGTAGAGCAGTACCAACATGGGGTGTTTTCCTGGATGAGGAGAAGCAAGGTGGCGGTCCATTGATTGACATTGGTACGCACGCACTTGATCTGACGCTCTGGATGATGGATAACTATCAACCAAAAGTTGTGCTGGGTACGACTTATCATGAGCTTTCGCAACGTGAAAATGCGGCCAATGCCTGGGGCCCTTGGGACCCAAAACAATTCTCCGTAGAGGACTCGGCCTTTGGCATGATTGTGATGGAGAATGGAGCAACGATCATGCTGGAATCCAGTTGGGCACTGAACTCACTGGATGTGGATGAGGCGAAATGTAGCTTGAGTGGTAGCGAAGCGGGTGCGGACATGAAGAACGGACTGCGCATCAATGGCGAGAAATTTAGCCGTTTATACACCAATGAGATTGAACTGAGTGCAGGCGGGGTAGCTTTCTACGATGGTAAGAGTGAGAGCGCACCGGATGTTGAGATGAGAAAGTGGATTGAAGCGATTGAGAACGATCAGGAGCCAGTCGTTACACCGAAACAAGCACTAGTTGTATCTCAAATCTTGGAAGCACTCTATGAATCTGCTCGCACGGGCAAGGCTGTGTACTTGAATAACGGTAGCGAAGCATAG
- a CDS encoding FadR/GntR family transcriptional regulator: MSSTFSFRFEKVSTKKVSEFIREQLEEAIILKELMSEEQLPAERDLAEIFNVSRITVREALSSLEEKGLIEKRVGAKGGTFVLPLTANSHKRTREEIKRDWLQMLKVFEYRTIIEPEGAFLAAERITAGELELLEGYVEQSIEPDCTREWFRALDVKFHLTIAKASGNPYCERAVRQIRTKINPALDLMPYDDRIRTVNHGVHMEILEALKAHDSTKSKETMKRHIEFSADAIYARLVSESDKNEGNDSK, translated from the coding sequence ATGTCCAGTACGTTTTCATTTCGTTTTGAGAAAGTATCTACCAAAAAGGTTAGTGAATTCATTAGGGAACAACTGGAAGAAGCCATTATTTTGAAAGAATTAATGAGTGAAGAACAGCTTCCAGCCGAGCGAGATCTGGCAGAGATTTTTAACGTAAGCCGGATTACCGTTCGCGAGGCACTCTCTTCACTGGAAGAGAAAGGCTTGATAGAGAAAAGGGTGGGTGCCAAAGGCGGAACATTTGTACTGCCTCTGACAGCCAATTCGCATAAACGGACCAGAGAAGAAATTAAACGGGATTGGTTACAGATGCTGAAGGTGTTTGAATATCGAACCATCATCGAGCCAGAGGGAGCTTTTCTCGCTGCTGAGCGGATCACCGCAGGCGAACTGGAGCTGCTTGAGGGTTACGTGGAACAAAGTATAGAGCCAGACTGCACAAGGGAATGGTTCAGGGCGCTGGATGTGAAATTTCATCTAACCATCGCCAAGGCTTCGGGGAATCCGTACTGCGAGAGAGCCGTCAGACAGATCCGGACGAAAATTAATCCGGCTCTCGACCTGATGCCTTATGATGACCGGATACGTACCGTCAACCACGGTGTACATATGGAGATTCTTGAAGCATTGAAAGCCCATGATAGCACCAAGTCTAAGGAGACGATGAAAAGGCATATCGAATTCTCAGCGGATGCAATCTATGCCCGTTTGGTTTCTGAATCGGACAAAAATGAAGGGAATGACAGCAAATGA
- a CDS encoding M20 metallopeptidase family protein, with protein sequence MNRSELIQLAQPLQAQLSAWRRDLHQHPEIGYEEHRTSAIVAEHLESLGLEVTRNVGQTGVTGLLRGETDGPTFALRADMDALPIQDQKAVEYRSQVDGKAHLCGHDAHTSILMGAAQLLTGLGRPKSGNIKFIFQPAEEGLAGARAMIQDGVLENPKVDAIAGLHMTPGQNTGTLGVSQGVAFASADPLIIKVFGKGGHAARPHEGIDAIAVSAQVITALQNIVSRMVDPLEPAVVTIGKITGGYMGTAIAPEVEMIGTVRTLSPAIRERMPALIEQVVKGVCDSFGAGCEVVYGDGYPVVVNDLGMVDLLTETCDQVNAEKGWTYIKPSTGGEDFAFYCEQVPGVFFRLGSGNDEERTRYPLHHPMFDLDETAMPYGVGMLSAVALEFLARNTTSEGEQSQ encoded by the coding sequence ATGAATCGTTCAGAACTAATACAGCTGGCTCAGCCACTACAAGCCCAGTTAAGCGCTTGGCGCAGAGATTTACATCAGCATCCGGAGATCGGTTATGAGGAGCATCGCACATCCGCTATCGTAGCTGAGCATCTGGAAAGCCTGGGGTTGGAAGTTACACGCAATGTCGGACAGACCGGGGTTACAGGCCTGCTTCGCGGAGAGACCGATGGACCAACCTTTGCCTTGCGCGCAGACATGGATGCTCTGCCGATCCAGGATCAGAAAGCGGTGGAATACCGCTCGCAAGTGGATGGCAAAGCGCATCTGTGTGGACATGACGCTCACACCTCCATCCTGATGGGAGCCGCCCAACTGCTTACTGGTCTTGGAAGACCGAAATCAGGCAACATCAAATTTATTTTCCAGCCAGCAGAAGAGGGACTTGCAGGTGCAAGAGCCATGATTCAGGACGGTGTTCTGGAGAATCCAAAGGTTGATGCCATCGCAGGATTACACATGACACCTGGACAGAACACGGGAACCTTGGGTGTGAGTCAAGGCGTGGCGTTTGCATCAGCTGATCCCTTGATTATCAAGGTGTTTGGCAAGGGTGGCCACGCAGCTCGTCCGCATGAGGGTATTGATGCAATCGCGGTATCCGCTCAGGTCATCACCGCATTGCAAAATATCGTCAGTCGGATGGTTGATCCACTTGAACCGGCAGTAGTCACGATTGGCAAAATCACGGGAGGTTATATGGGAACAGCCATCGCCCCCGAAGTGGAGATGATTGGTACGGTTCGTACACTCTCACCTGCCATTCGTGAGCGGATGCCAGCTTTGATCGAGCAGGTTGTTAAAGGGGTCTGTGATTCATTCGGAGCAGGATGCGAAGTTGTCTACGGCGATGGATACCCTGTTGTCGTGAATGATCTCGGTATGGTTGACCTGCTAACAGAGACTTGTGATCAGGTTAATGCGGAGAAGGGATGGACTTATATCAAACCCTCCACAGGGGGCGAGGATTTCGCGTTTTATTGTGAACAGGTTCCGGGTGTGTTTTTCAGACTAGGATCTGGGAATGATGAGGAACGTACTCGCTATCCACTCCACCATCCCATGTTTGATCTCGATGAGACAGCGATGCCTTATGGTGTGGGCATGTTGTCTGCAGTAGCACTTGAATTTTTGGCACGGAATACAACTTCTGAGGGGGAGCAATCACAATGA
- a CDS encoding ABC transporter substrate-binding protein, which translates to MKKRQWTGLWITLLAVVMVLSACGGKSTSTNDSSATEGTGSGSASTTLTVAAATDIESFDPHNNNNTSSEAVLVNVFDYLIKNDSEQKKVAGLATSWDQVDDTTWRFKLREGVTFHNGDPFTSADVKYTLERVAKDETLKQNSYFKNIVEVKAVDDYTVDIITDGPDPLLLNRLSKMGAGILPAKYIADKGFDAFLKQPVGTGPYKFSKWTKDDRVELVKNENYFDGEPKWNEVVFRVIPEASTRVSELLAGGVDVASSIPSTDIARIEGEADKKIVKAPIQRVLQLIFRQTEGSITADPKVREAIDLAIDKQGIVDSIAGGAGIVTRTSVTPGNFGADPSLYKTSLYDQEKAKQLLQEAGYAEGEAEMTISVSAQYKEQAEVVAAMLEQAGFKINLDVLEASAFSERYSSKSFKEIFMIGIGNSLFDASNNYNRYMLEEAKGESDYNNPEVEKLLQSALVNMDPAAREKEYQQVQQIFSEERPAVYLYQMEGVYGTNAKVSFAPRSDEMFYADEITPVAQ; encoded by the coding sequence ATGAAAAAAAGACAATGGACAGGCTTGTGGATCACGTTACTGGCAGTCGTAATGGTACTCAGCGCTTGCGGAGGAAAATCGACAAGCACAAATGATAGTTCCGCAACAGAAGGAACGGGCAGTGGAAGCGCAAGTACAACACTGACCGTTGCTGCGGCAACCGATATTGAGAGTTTCGATCCGCACAACAACAACAACACCTCCAGTGAGGCGGTTCTGGTCAACGTTTTTGATTATCTGATCAAAAATGACAGTGAACAGAAAAAAGTTGCGGGACTTGCGACATCATGGGATCAGGTTGATGATACAACATGGAGATTCAAGCTGCGTGAAGGTGTTACCTTCCACAATGGCGATCCATTCACTTCAGCAGATGTAAAATACACGCTGGAGCGTGTAGCCAAGGACGAGACACTTAAACAAAACAGTTATTTCAAAAATATCGTAGAAGTTAAAGCGGTGGATGACTATACCGTAGATATTATCACGGATGGTCCAGATCCATTGCTCCTGAATCGTCTGTCCAAAATGGGAGCAGGCATTCTGCCAGCAAAATATATTGCGGATAAAGGATTCGATGCTTTCCTGAAACAACCGGTAGGCACAGGACCTTACAAGTTCAGTAAATGGACCAAAGATGATCGTGTGGAACTGGTGAAAAACGAGAACTACTTTGACGGTGAACCAAAATGGAATGAAGTGGTATTCCGCGTTATTCCTGAAGCCTCCACACGGGTATCCGAATTGCTTGCTGGTGGTGTAGATGTGGCGTCTTCCATTCCGTCCACTGACATTGCCCGGATCGAAGGCGAAGCAGACAAAAAGATTGTCAAAGCACCAATCCAACGTGTACTTCAGTTGATCTTCCGTCAGACAGAAGGCAGCATCACGGCTGATCCGAAAGTACGTGAAGCCATTGACCTGGCTATCGACAAACAAGGAATCGTGGACAGCATTGCTGGCGGAGCAGGTATCGTAACCCGCACATCCGTAACACCAGGCAACTTCGGTGCTGATCCTTCATTGTACAAAACGTCACTTTATGATCAAGAAAAAGCGAAACAGTTGCTGCAAGAAGCTGGCTATGCGGAAGGTGAAGCCGAGATGACCATCTCCGTTTCCGCACAATACAAAGAACAGGCTGAAGTTGTTGCAGCGATGCTGGAACAAGCCGGATTCAAAATCAACCTGGATGTCCTGGAAGCAAGTGCATTCAGTGAACGTTACAGCTCCAAATCATTCAAAGAAATCTTCATGATTGGTATTGGTAACTCCTTGTTCGACGCTTCGAATAACTACAATCGTTATATGTTGGAAGAAGCAAAAGGCGAGTCGGATTATAACAATCCTGAAGTAGAAAAACTGCTTCAATCGGCATTGGTGAACATGGACCCTGCAGCTCGTGAGAAAGAGTATCAGCAAGTACAACAAATTTTCTCTGAAGAGCGCCCAGCCGTATATCTGTACCAAATGGAAGGTGTCTACGGAACAAATGCTAAAGTGAGCTTCGCGCCGCGCAGTGACGAGATGTTCTATGCTGACGAGATTACACCTGTTGCACAGTAA
- a CDS encoding ABC transporter permease, with protein MGKYVLKSLLQIIPVLFIVSLIVFILVRVTGDPVALMLPETATAEDRAVLTQALGLDQPLYTQYVKFLGSAIQGDFGQSFRYNQPALELVLERLPASFELAVAAMFFAVLMAVPLGVISAVKRNTFTDLIISGISVIGKAMPNFWMGIMLILLFSVMLGVLPVSGRGGLSHLILPAFTLGVGLAAQMTRLIRSSMLEILNQDYIRTARSKGLGRMVVIVKHAFRNGLIPVVTIMSLQFTSLIGGTLITETVFSWPGLGQLLVVAVNTHDMAIVQAAVFVIAFIVVVINILTDVAYRLLDPRIKYD; from the coding sequence ATGGGCAAATACGTACTTAAGTCACTACTGCAGATCATTCCGGTGCTGTTCATTGTTTCATTAATTGTGTTCATTTTGGTTCGAGTCACCGGTGATCCGGTTGCGCTAATGTTGCCTGAAACGGCTACCGCTGAAGATCGTGCTGTCTTGACGCAGGCACTTGGTTTGGACCAGCCTTTATATACGCAATACGTGAAGTTTCTGGGCAGTGCGATACAGGGAGACTTTGGTCAATCTTTTCGCTACAATCAGCCTGCGTTAGAGCTTGTGCTGGAGAGATTGCCTGCCAGCTTTGAACTGGCGGTAGCCGCCATGTTTTTTGCTGTACTTATGGCTGTGCCACTTGGAGTCATTTCAGCTGTCAAACGCAATACGTTTACCGATCTCATTATTTCAGGAATATCCGTCATTGGTAAGGCGATGCCAAACTTCTGGATGGGGATTATGCTTATCCTCTTGTTCTCCGTCATGCTGGGCGTATTGCCGGTATCCGGTCGGGGAGGATTGTCACATCTGATCTTGCCTGCATTCACGCTTGGCGTTGGACTGGCTGCGCAGATGACCCGACTGATTCGCTCCAGCATGCTGGAGATTCTCAACCAGGACTATATTCGAACAGCTCGTAGCAAGGGGCTTGGCCGGATGGTTGTCATTGTGAAACATGCGTTTCGAAATGGACTGATTCCGGTCGTAACGATTATGAGTTTGCAGTTTACAAGTCTGATCGGGGGCACTTTGATTACGGAAACGGTATTCTCCTGGCCTGGACTGGGTCAGTTGCTGGTCGTTGCAGTCAACACACATGATATGGCGATTGTACAGGCAGCGGTGTTTGTCATTGCCTTTATCGTTGTGGTAATCAACATCTTGACGGATGTAGCTTACAGGCTACTCGATCCGCGCATCAAATACGACTAG